CGTTGCTAACGCGCTCGTATCTCCTGCATCGGCAGCGATCGACGGATAGTTGAGCACCAGGCGTAGGGCGCGGCGCACGAGCGTGTCCCGTTGGGGCTGCTGACGGCGTCGCTGGGGCGGCGGGCGACGCGGCGATTCTGGCGTGCCCCCTTGGGTGGAGGAGGCCGTCGGCAGGTGCGAGGCGAGGCGTTCCGGGGCCAGCCCCACCTGCTCGGCGATCGCCTGCTGCAGGAGGTCGCGGTAGACGCCCTCGGGCACCCGGGCGATGAGTGGGCGGGCGAGTTCGGCGAGGCGCGCGCGGCCGTCGACGCTGGCGAGGTCCAGGCCCTCCGCCAGGTGCGCGATCAGGAACTGGGACAGCGGCTGCGCCTCCTGCTCGACGCGTGTTTCGAAGGCCACCTGGCCCTCCTGGCGGATGAGCGAATCGGGATCTTCCCCATCGGGCAGGAACAGGAACCGGAGCTGCCGGCCCTCGCGCACCTCGCTGAGGGCGTTGTTGAGCGCGCGCCAGGCGGCCTGGCGGCCGGCGCGGTCGCCGTCGAAGCAGAACACCACCTCGTCGCTGACCCGGAACAGGCGGGTGAGGTGGTCGGCGGTGGTGGAGGTGCCGAGGGTGGCCACGGCCCAGGCGACGCCGTGCTGATGCAGGGCGATCACGTCCATGTAGCCCTCCACCACGAGGATCCGCGGGATGCTGCGCAGGGCGCGACGCATCTCGTACATGCCGTACAGCTCGCGGCCCTTGTGAAAGAGCTGAGTTTCCGGCGAATTCAGGTACTTGGCGTCCTTGCGATCCTTCTGCAGGACGCGTCCACCGAAGCCGATGACCCGCCCGCGGGCATCGCGGATGGGGAACATGAGGCGATCGCGGAAGCGGTCGTAGCGGCGGGTCTGGCCGCCGTTCTCGCCGTCGCGAGTGATGATCAGGCCGCCGTCGAGGAGCATG
The nucleotide sequence above comes from Pseudomonadota bacterium. Encoded proteins:
- the dnaG gene encoding DNA primase; protein product: MANRIPQSFIDELLARTDLVELIGRRVPLQRAGHEHKGRCPFHEEKTPSFYVSPVKQFYHCFGCSAHGTAIDFLMQHDHMGFLDAIEELAAAAGLEVPRDAGRHDDGPSQALYDLMAECMNWYRQRLAGSEDAKHYLDGRGVDDDTAEHYLLGYAPEGWDGLLRQFGTDEARRGMLLDGGLIITRDGENGGQTRRYDRFRDRLMFPIRDARGRVIGFGGRVLQKDRKDAKYLNSPETQLFHKGRELYGMYEMRRALRSIPRILVVEGYMDVIALHQHGVAWAVATLGTSTTADHLTRLFRVSDEVVFCFDGDRAGRQAAWRALNNALSEVREGRQLRFLFLPDGEDPDSLIRQEGQVAFETRVEQEAQPLSQFLIAHLAEGLDLASVDGRARLAELARPLIARVPEGVYRDLLQQAIAEQVGLAPERLASHLPTASSTQGGTPESPRRPPPQRRRQQPQRDTLVRRALRLVLNYPSIAADAGDTSALAT